A segment of the Odoribacter splanchnicus DSM 20712 genome:
TGGAGCTGCCTTGTGTATCCGCCGGGAAAGCTATCTGCAGGCCGGAGGTCTGGATGAGCGTTTTTTCGCTCACATGGAAGAAATCGATTTGTGCTGGCGGATACGGAATCGCGGTTATGCATTGAAGGTACAGCCGGCTTCAGTCGTTTATCACTTGGGAGGAGGTTCTTTGCCCATGAATCATCCCCGGAAGCTATTCCTGAATTACCGTAATAATCTGCTGATGCTCTATAAAAACCTGAGCCCGCGGGAGTGGAAAAGCAAAAGCCGGAAACGGCGTGTCCTGGATTTTATGGCCTGGGTGATGTTTCTGGTGAAAGGGGAGTGGGCCAATGCACGATCGGTGGGCCGGGCTTACCGGGAATTCGGAAAAATGAAAAAAGGGTATATTTCTGCCACTATTATCCCGAAGCAGGATCCTTGTATTTATCCGGGATCTGTTATTTTTGCTTTTTATTTCAGGCATGTTCGTTCTTTTTCACAACTCTGGAAATAAACCTTTGTCTGGCAGATTTGTCTAAATGTTAAATGCTGGAAAAAATCGAACCCATGGAATTCATAGAAGATGACGAGATCATCCGGTTGTTTCACGAAAGGAAGAGAGAACAGGAAGCTTTCCGGTTGCTGGTAAATAAATATAAAGAGCGTTTGTATTGGCATATACGGAAGATTGTGATCAACCATGACGATACGGACGATTTATTGCAGAATGTGTTTGTGAAGATTTGGCAAGGATTGCAAGAGTTTCGCAACGATTCGAAACTATATACCTGGATGTACCGGATTGCAACCAACGAATCGCTGAATTTTCTGAACGAGAAGAGCCGGAAAGTGTACGGGAATAGCGATGAGATTTCTGTATATCTGGAAAATACTTTAGAAAGCGATACTTACTTTAGCGGGGATAAAATACAAAAAGAACTGCAACGGGCTATTCTGACTTTATCCGAACGCCAACGTTTGATCTTCAATATGAAGTATTTTGACGACATGCCTTACGAGGATATGGCAGATGTGCTGGGAGTGGCTGTCGGGACCCTGAAAGCGACTTATCACAATGCCGTAAAAAAAATAGAAGAAAATCTCAAAATAGTGGATACCTTAAATTGATTAAGCCATGGAAAATTTTGACGATAAATATAAAAAGAAAAATCCGTTCACTGTACCTGAGGGGTATTTTGACGAATTGACCGGCCGAATTACCGGTCGGATAGAAAAACAGAAAGAAGTGAAAAAAAGTTCTTCTCTTCGCGGGTTGAAGCCTTATATGGGCTTAGTGGCTATTTTCTTTCTTGCTTTAATGGTGGTTCAGATTCTATTTCCCGGAGCGAAGAATACTGACTTGCCGGATATCGAGGGGGAAAATGCTATTGTACAGGAAATGGAAGCAGAGGATATTTTCGACAGCCAGTTTAATCCGACAAATGAAGAAATCATCGAATACCTGGCTTCTGAAGTAGATAATTATGAGATGATTCTGGCTGGAATTTATTAAGTAAATAAGAATATGAAGAATATAATTTTGATTGTGTTGCTGTTGTGGAGTGGGGTGGGCGTATGGGCTCAGGACAAATTGACCGACGAGAAACGGAAAGAATTCGATGCGCAGAAAGTCGCTTTCTTTACACAGGAATTGGACCTTTCCCCTGCTGAAGCAGCTGTTTTCTGGCCTTTGTACAATGAGATGCAGAAGAAAAACCGGGAAATAGAAGCCGATATGCGGAAAAGCTTTCATGAAGTGAGAAATGCGAAAGGACTGAAAGAAACCGATTATAAAGAAGCGATCGGGAAAATGTTGGGCTATGAAGCCCGGCTCCATGAAGTGAAGAAAGAATATTATCAAAAAATGATACAAGTCGTTCCTGCTTCGAAAATATGGAAACTCAGTGATGCTGAGCGAAAATTTCATCGACAGTTGTTCGATAAACTCCGCCGCGAATCCTGCTCTCAGAAATAAACCTAAAAAAATAGAGTAAAAGTTTGCAGGTTTGTCAAAAAGCACTACTTTTGTGATCGCAATTCAGCGCAGAACATCGAGGAGAGATGGGTGAGTGGCTGAAACCAACAGTTTGCTAAACTGTCGTACGGGTTACTGTACCGGGGGTTCGAATCCCCCTCTCTCCGCCAAATTAATGAAAGTTGTAAAAAGATCGGATTTTTTTCCGGTCTTTTTATTTTATCGGGTTCGAGCCGATAGTGTGGATGAGGGATCAATCGGAAAACTTGGAGATAGTGTTTCAAAAAGTGTGTAAATCCCAGTTTTATTATTTTTGTATTGGGAACTTCAAAAATGAATTATTATGGAATTTACACATGAACAAATTTCGGAAATAATCTCCGAAATCACAAATGGTGAACAAGGTTTACAGGGCTTGGGCAAACAAGGTTTTGAAAGTTTAATGCTCTCAGAGCGCAGTCTTCATAACTGCTCCCATCAGGACGTGAGCAACGGCTATCGTGATCGGCGGGTGTGTCACGAAGCTCAAACACTTTCCCACCATAGCACACTCGACGATCACAATAACCGAAGACAAATAAATAACGAAATAAACCTAGGTTTATTTTTTTCTATCTATTCCGATTTCGGGTTTTATACCGTCAGACCGGTTCGCCTGGACCGGTCCGCTAAGGCTTTCCTTCACTGACCGGCGGAACTCCTCACTACGTTCGTCAGACACCACCGGTCGGGCGTTCGGAAAACCTAACCGGATCCTCGTTCCCGCTCCAATGGTCTTCCGCCATAAAACCCTGCATCTCACGGCAGAGCTAACCGGCAAAGAAAATACAACCAGAAATTTGCAGTAGCAGGAAGCCGGACCGTCCGGATTATTTCCAGTGAGAATAAGCTTTCTTAAATCAAGACTAATCTGCAATTCAGTGATAACGTTAGTCGGAGGTGATCGGGATTGGCGACCATTGGAGCTCTGGCGAGTGTCGTCTTACTTTTTCTGAACGCCCGACCGGTGGTGTCTGACGAACGTAGTGAGGAGTTCCGCCGGTCAGTGATAGAAAAAGCCAGACGACCGACAGAAGCGACCAGGTCGCCAATTCCGATCACCGAAGACGAATAAGTAACGACAGAATAATTCTACATATATAAGTGTAAATATGTATATCACTGTCGAATCAAATTACCCGATAGGCCAATAAATTTGCTATCAACAGTTCTTACTCTTTATTGTCGAATCTATCAACAACCAATATCCTTTTCGGGTGTCGTTGCGTAAATTG
Coding sequences within it:
- a CDS encoding RNA polymerase sigma factor — translated: MEFIEDDEIIRLFHERKREQEAFRLLVNKYKERLYWHIRKIVINHDDTDDLLQNVFVKIWQGLQEFRNDSKLYTWMYRIATNESLNFLNEKSRKVYGNSDEISVYLENTLESDTYFSGDKIQKELQRAILTLSERQRLIFNMKYFDDMPYEDMADVLGVAVGTLKATYHNAVKKIEENLKIVDTLN